A region from the Salvia splendens isolate huo1 chromosome 15, SspV2, whole genome shotgun sequence genome encodes:
- the LOC121768892 gene encoding ankyrin repeat domain-containing protein 2B-like isoform X2, giving the protein MPNPFDFSAMTGLLNDPSIRELADQIAKDPSFNQMAEQLQKSYQGGTVEEGIPNFDPEQYYSTVQQVMQNSQFMSMAEKLGSALMQDPAMSGMLESLTNPANKGQLEERMARVKEDPSLKPILDEIENGGPAAMMRYWNDKEVLQKLGEMMGMAAVGESATSAGDAAEDESEEVNDEESIVHHTASVGDEEGLKKALSDGADKDEEDSEGRTALHFASGYGEVNCAHVLLEAGAKVDALDKNKNTPLHYAAGYGRKECVELLLKNGAAVTLQNLDGKTPIDVAKLNNQSDVLKLLEKDAFL; this is encoded by the exons ATGCCGAATCCATTTGATTTCTCGGCTATGACAGGATTGCTTAAT GACCCAAGCATTAGAGAGCTAGCTGATCAGATAGCTAAAGATCCTTCATTCAATCAGATGGCAGAGCAGCTCCAGAAATCATATCAAGGGGGTACAGTTGAAGAGGGCATTCCCAACTTTGATCCCGAACAATACTACTCAACCGTGCAACAAGTCATGCAAAATTCACAATTCATGAGCATGGCAGAGAAGCTTGGTAGTGCATTAATGCAG GATCCAGCCATGTCTGGAATGCTTGAGAGTTTGACAAATCCAGCCAATAAAGGCCAACTTGAAGAACGAATGGCACGTGTAAAAGAAGATCCGTCTTTGAAGCCTATTCTTGATGAGATCGAGAATGGTGGTCCAGCTGCAATGATGAG GTACTGGAATGATAAAGAGGTTCTTCAGAAGTTGGGAGAAATGATGGGAATGGCCGCTGTAGGAGAAAGTGCCACATCTGCTGGTGATGCTGCTGAAGACGAATCAGAGGAAGTAAATGATGAGGAATCTATTGTTCATCACACAGCTAGTGTTGGTGACGAGGAG GGCTTGAAAAAGGCTCTTTCTGATGGTGCTGATAAGGATGAAGAAGACTCTGAGGGAAGAACTGCACTGCATTTTGCTAGTGGATATGGCGAG GTTAACTGTGCACATGTTCTTTTGGAAGCCGGAGCAAAGGTTGATGCTCTGGATAAGAACAAGAACACTCCCCTCCATTACGCTGCTGGTTATGGCAGGAAGGAGTGCGTGGAGCTACTGCTAAAGAACGGAGCTGCTGT TACTCTCCAGAACTTGGACGGGAAGACACCTATCGACGTTGCTAAACTAAATAACCAGAGCGATGTACTCAAGCTCCTCGAGAAGGATGCATTTCTATAA
- the LOC121768892 gene encoding ankyrin repeat domain-containing protein 2B-like isoform X1 encodes MSEPTKTSVVPKQEKKSDAAGATTSAGLPSGQRREATPAVSGMPNPFDFSAMTGLLNDPSIRELADQIAKDPSFNQMAEQLQKSYQGGTVEEGIPNFDPEQYYSTVQQVMQNSQFMSMAEKLGSALMQDPAMSGMLESLTNPANKGQLEERMARVKEDPSLKPILDEIENGGPAAMMRYWNDKEVLQKLGEMMGMAAVGESATSAGDAAEDESEEVNDEESIVHHTASVGDEEGLKKALSDGADKDEEDSEGRTALHFASGYGEVNCAHVLLEAGAKVDALDKNKNTPLHYAAGYGRKECVELLLKNGAAVTLQNLDGKTPIDVAKLNNQSDVLKLLEKDAFL; translated from the exons ATGTCGGAG CCAACTAAAACTTCCGTGGTTCCTAAACAAG AAAAGAAGTCTGATGCGGCTGGAGCTACTACTTCTGCTGGGTTACCTTCTGGGCAGAGAAGGGAAGCCACTCCTGCAGTTTCTGGAATGCCGAATCCATTTGATTTCTCGGCTATGACAGGATTGCTTAAT GACCCAAGCATTAGAGAGCTAGCTGATCAGATAGCTAAAGATCCTTCATTCAATCAGATGGCAGAGCAGCTCCAGAAATCATATCAAGGGGGTACAGTTGAAGAGGGCATTCCCAACTTTGATCCCGAACAATACTACTCAACCGTGCAACAAGTCATGCAAAATTCACAATTCATGAGCATGGCAGAGAAGCTTGGTAGTGCATTAATGCAG GATCCAGCCATGTCTGGAATGCTTGAGAGTTTGACAAATCCAGCCAATAAAGGCCAACTTGAAGAACGAATGGCACGTGTAAAAGAAGATCCGTCTTTGAAGCCTATTCTTGATGAGATCGAGAATGGTGGTCCAGCTGCAATGATGAG GTACTGGAATGATAAAGAGGTTCTTCAGAAGTTGGGAGAAATGATGGGAATGGCCGCTGTAGGAGAAAGTGCCACATCTGCTGGTGATGCTGCTGAAGACGAATCAGAGGAAGTAAATGATGAGGAATCTATTGTTCATCACACAGCTAGTGTTGGTGACGAGGAG GGCTTGAAAAAGGCTCTTTCTGATGGTGCTGATAAGGATGAAGAAGACTCTGAGGGAAGAACTGCACTGCATTTTGCTAGTGGATATGGCGAG GTTAACTGTGCACATGTTCTTTTGGAAGCCGGAGCAAAGGTTGATGCTCTGGATAAGAACAAGAACACTCCCCTCCATTACGCTGCTGGTTATGGCAGGAAGGAGTGCGTGGAGCTACTGCTAAAGAACGGAGCTGCTGT TACTCTCCAGAACTTGGACGGGAAGACACCTATCGACGTTGCTAAACTAAATAACCAGAGCGATGTACTCAAGCTCCTCGAGAAGGATGCATTTCTATAA